Below is a genomic region from Delftia tsuruhatensis.
GATGAGGTTGGGCGACAGGGTCAGCGGGCCCATGAAGTCGTCCGCATAGGCCACGCCCAACTGCTTGCCGAGGTAGTCCAGGCCGAAGGCGCCGTTGATGTAGCGCACGGCCTGGGTGTAGGCATTGGACTGGACCAGGGCCACGCCCTGGGTGGGCATGAGCACCTGCTGCAGGAACAAGGTCAGGCGCGGCACAGGGTTGACGCCTTCCTCGGGGCGCGAGCCATGGGCCGATGCGCCCGTGACCTTGACGGTGGCCGTGGTGCCGCTGCGCTGGATGTCGATGGCGAACGGGCCGCCCTGCCCCGCATAGCTGGCCGTGAAGTCGCCCTTGGCGGCCTCCAGCCGTGCGGCGATGGCGGCGATGGCAGCCTCATCGGTCGCCGTGATGCCGGCCGTCGCGGTCTGGGCGATGGCATTCGCCGAGGCGGCGCCGGCCATGGCGGTGATGGCAGGGACGGCGGGATCGGCCTTCACGTCGTCGAACACCGCCTTGAGCGCGCCCGAGCCTTTCTCGGCGACGACGGCGGGGTACTTGCTGTCCAGCACGATGTTGTAGGCCGGCAGCGTGGTCTTGCCCTGGTAGTACTTCATGGCGTCGCCGCCGGTCTCCTCCGTGGTCTCGATCATGAGGCGGATGCCACGCGACAGCGGCAGGCCGCTGTCCTTGACGGCTTTCATGGCGAACAGCACGGTGGCAATCGACCCCTTGTCGTCGATGGTGCCGCGCCCGTAGAGCTTGTCGCCCACGCGCGTGACCTTGAAGGGGTCGATGGCCTGGCCGTCCAGCACCCATTCGGCGGGAACGACAGGTACCACGTCGGCATGGGTGAGGATGCCGAATTCATCGGCGCCGGCGTCCGTGGCACGGGCCGCGTTCGCGGGCAGCGTGACCTCGAAGATGCGGTTGTCCACGTTGCGGTACTGCAGGCCGAAGTCCTTGGCCATCTGCTGCACCAGCGCGCCGAAGGCGAGGATGGCCGGGCTTTCGTGCGGCGCCACCTTGGGGTCGCGCACGGTGGGCAGGGCGACCATGCGCTCGATGCTGGACAGCACGGCCTGCTCCTGCGTCAGCCGCGTGTACAGGCCCAGCAGGCGCGCAATGTTCGTCAGGTCGTCGCCCGCGAGAGCGGCGCCTGCCGCATGGCGCTGCACGGCCTGGGCGACTTCGGGCTGGCTGGCGGCGGCCTGCCGCAGGAAGCCGGCGAAATCGGCGGGGCGGGGCTGGGCCTGGGCCAGGGCGTCCAGCGCGGGCTTCTTGAGGGTGTCGGCGCCGGCCGCGCCGCTCCACGCCAGGGCCATGCTCATGGCAAGGGCCAGGGTGGAGGCTTTGAACGGGTGGTTCTTCATGGTCGGTCTGTCGTTGAATGCTGAGGCCGCAAGAATACGGTCTTTGCAGGTGTCTTCAGGACGGGCCGCACTCGCAAATGACGCCAGCTTCCACCCCAGGTCAAGCCGGGGCGGCGGGCGCGATGGACAACGGAATGGTCACGGGCCCGTCGTTGAGCAGGTGCACCTGCATGTCCGCGCCGAAGCGTCCCGTGGCGACTTCGGGATGCAGGGCACGCGCGCGCTGCACGATGTAGTCGTACAGGCGTTCGCCTTCGGCCGGCGGCGCGGCACGCGTGAAGCTGGGGCGGTTGCCGCCGCCGGTGTCGGCGGCCAGCGTGAACTGGCTGACGATGAGCAGTCCGCCGCAGGCGCCCTGTCCGTCGAGGTCCTGCACGCTGCGGTTCATCTTGCCGGCCTCGTCGGCGAAGATGCGCAGCTTGAGCATCTTGGCCAGCAGCCGGTCGGCCTCGGCCTCGGTATCGCCGCGCTCGGCGCAGACCAGGGCCAGCAGGCCGGCGCCGATGCGGCCGGCAACCTGGCCGTCGATTTCCACGCGCGCCTCTTTCACGCGCTGAAGGATGCTGATCATGGTCGGGGGCTCTCGTCGATGGTTGTGGAAGAAGTGTCCGCCTGGCCCGCCGCCTCGATGGCTGCCTCCATGGCGGTCTGCATGCCCAGGGGCAGCAGTTCGATGCGCGCATACAGGCCGGGAACGGCCTGCAGCAGTTCGGCCTCGATCTCGGTGCGCAGCCGCGCGGCGCGGGCCACGCTCCAGTCACCGGGGACATGCATGTGCAGGTCGGCAAAGCTGCGCTCGCCCGCACGGCGGCTGGAGATGTTGTCGAAGACCACGCCCTGCTCGCGGTGGGCGTGGCGGTCCAGCACCACATCGATGCGCAGGCGCTCGGGGGCGTCCAGGGCCTGGTCCATCAGGCCCTGGGAGGACTGCCAGACCAAGTGCGCACCCTGCACGCAGATGTTGAGCGCCACGGCGATGGCCACCGCCGCGTCCAGCCACAGCCAGCCGGTGAGCGATGCGGCCAGCAGGCCGATGACGACTCCGGCCGAGGTCCAGACATCGGTGAGCAGATGGCGCGCGTCGCCCTCCAGCGCCATCGACCGGTGCCGGCGCGCCGAGCGCAGCATGGCCACGGCCAGCAGCCCATTGAGGGCGGAGCTGACCACGGACAGCGCCAGGCCCCAGCCCAGCTGCTCCAGCGGCTGCGGGTTCCACAGCCGCGCGACGGCGGCCCAGGCGATGGCCAGGCTGGCCCCGATGACCAGGATGCCCTCGAAGCCCGCGGAGAAGTACTCCGCCTTGTGGTGCCCGTAGGGATGATCCGTGTCGGCCGGCCGCTTGGCGATGGTGACCATGGCCAGCGCGAACACGGCGCCGGCCAGGTTGACGAAGGATTCGAGCGCGTCCGACAGCAGCCCCACCGATCCCGTCAGCCACCAGGCCAGGGTCTTGAGCACGATGGTCAGCAGGGCCACGGCCACCGAGAGGCGCAGCAGGCTGTGCGGCGCCATCCAGGAGGCGTCGGCGACGGAAGCAAAAGAGGAGGGGTTCTCGGCCATGCTGCGCTGCGGTGGGTGGAATTGCCCCGGATTAGACCACCGCCTGCGCGGCCCCGCATGCCAGAATCCGCGCCATGAACTGGTGGCGGCG
It encodes:
- a CDS encoding dipeptidase, with amino-acid sequence MKNHPFKASTLALAMSMALAWSGAAGADTLKKPALDALAQAQPRPADFAGFLRQAAASQPEVAQAVQRHAAGAALAGDDLTNIARLLGLYTRLTQEQAVLSSIERMVALPTVRDPKVAPHESPAILAFGALVQQMAKDFGLQYRNVDNRIFEVTLPANAARATDAGADEFGILTHADVVPVVPAEWVLDGQAIDPFKVTRVGDKLYGRGTIDDKGSIATVLFAMKAVKDSGLPLSRGIRLMIETTEETGGDAMKYYQGKTTLPAYNIVLDSKYPAVVAEKGSGALKAVFDDVKADPAVPAITAMAGAASANAIAQTATAGITATDEAAIAAIAARLEAAKGDFTASYAGQGGPFAIDIQRSGTTATVKVTGASAHGSRPEEGVNPVPRLTLFLQQVLMPTQGVALVQSNAYTQAVRYINGAFGLDYLGKQLGVAYADDFMGPLTLSPNLIKAVDGKLEVTTNVRMPRGKTPEQLQAEVQQRITRWSEAAKVPLSLQYTQGHWMARDPKGAWLATLLNIFGDTTGLDARPVSTAGSTTAKFMPNAINFGPAMPGKKYTAHNALEYKEVPDLRADMQMFTEMLVRIGNLKQMQ
- the dtd gene encoding D-aminoacyl-tRNA deacylase encodes the protein MISILQRVKEARVEIDGQVAGRIGAGLLALVCAERGDTEAEADRLLAKMLKLRIFADEAGKMNRSVQDLDGQGACGGLLIVSQFTLAADTGGGNRPSFTRAAPPAEGERLYDYIVQRARALHPEVATGRFGADMQVHLLNDGPVTIPLSIAPAAPA
- a CDS encoding cation diffusion facilitator family transporter; the encoded protein is MAENPSSFASVADASWMAPHSLLRLSVAVALLTIVLKTLAWWLTGSVGLLSDALESFVNLAGAVFALAMVTIAKRPADTDHPYGHHKAEYFSAGFEGILVIGASLAIAWAAVARLWNPQPLEQLGWGLALSVVSSALNGLLAVAMLRSARRHRSMALEGDARHLLTDVWTSAGVVIGLLAASLTGWLWLDAAVAIAVALNICVQGAHLVWQSSQGLMDQALDAPERLRIDVVLDRHAHREQGVVFDNISSRRAGERSFADLHMHVPGDWSVARAARLRTEIEAELLQAVPGLYARIELLPLGMQTAMEAAIEAAGQADTSSTTIDESPRP